In the genome of Rhodoferax sp. BAB1, one region contains:
- the dapE gene encoding succinyl-diaminopimelate desuccinylase: MSRTLQLTEQLIARASVTPDDAGCQALLAERLQPLGFACETITSGPADFRVSNLWAKRVAQAGAPLLVFAGHTDVVPTGPVAQWSQDPFTPTHRDGKLYGRGASDMKTSIAAFVVAVEEFVAAQPQAPLNIALLLTSDEEGPAVDGTVKVCEALQARGEKLDYCIVGEPTSLQRTGDMIKNGRRGTMSGKLTVKGVQGHIAYPHLARNPIHLFAPALTELTAIEWDRGNDFFPPTTWQVSNIHGGTGASNIIPGNVVVDFNFRFCTESTPQSLQQRLTTVLNKHELEYDITWTIGGLPFLTTPGTLVNAVREAIRAEAGIETELSTSGGTSDGRFIAQVCPQVIELGPTNATIHKIDEYVPLADIEPLKNIYRRVLEKLAL; the protein is encoded by the coding sequence ATGAGCCGTACCCTGCAACTGACCGAGCAACTGATCGCGCGCGCCTCCGTCACCCCCGACGACGCCGGCTGCCAGGCCCTGCTGGCCGAGCGCCTCCAGCCGCTGGGTTTTGCCTGTGAAACCATCACCAGCGGCCCGGCCGATTTCCGCGTCAGCAACCTGTGGGCCAAACGCGTAGCCCAGGCCGGCGCCCCGCTGCTGGTCTTTGCCGGCCACACCGACGTGGTGCCCACCGGCCCGGTGGCCCAGTGGAGCCAGGACCCCTTCACGCCCACACACCGCGACGGCAAGCTCTATGGCCGCGGCGCCAGTGACATGAAAACCTCGATCGCCGCCTTTGTGGTGGCGGTGGAGGAGTTTGTCGCCGCGCAACCCCAGGCACCGCTGAACATTGCCCTGCTGCTGACCAGCGACGAGGAAGGCCCGGCCGTGGACGGCACCGTCAAGGTCTGCGAGGCCCTGCAGGCGCGCGGCGAAAAGCTGGACTACTGCATCGTCGGCGAACCCACCTCGCTGCAGCGCACCGGCGACATGATCAAGAACGGCCGGCGCGGCACCATGAGCGGCAAGCTCACGGTCAAGGGCGTGCAGGGCCATATCGCCTACCCGCACCTGGCCCGCAACCCCATCCACCTGTTCGCGCCCGCGCTGACCGAACTGACGGCCATCGAATGGGACAGAGGCAACGACTTCTTCCCGCCCACGACCTGGCAGGTCAGCAACATCCATGGTGGCACCGGCGCCAGCAACATCATTCCCGGCAACGTCGTGGTGGACTTCAACTTCCGCTTCTGCACCGAGTCCACGCCGCAAAGCCTGCAGCAGCGACTCACCACCGTACTGAACAAGCACGAGCTGGAATACGACATCACGTGGACCATCGGCGGCCTGCCCTTCCTCACGACACCGGGCACCTTGGTCAACGCGGTGCGCGAGGCCATCCGCGCCGAAGCCGGCATCGAGACCGAGCTTTCCACCAGCGGCGGCACCAGTGACGGTCGTTTCATCGCCCAAGTCTGCCCACAGGTCATCGAGCTCGGCCCCACCAACGCCACCATCCACAAGATCGACGAGTATGTTCCGCTGGCCGACATCGAGCCGCTGAAGAACATCTACCGGCGCGTGCTGGAAAAGCTCGCGCTATGA
- a CDS encoding ABC-F family ATP-binding cassette domain-containing protein: MITLKNVTLRRGARVLLDAASVTVNPGEKVGLVGRNGAGKSTLFALLNGTLHEDSGDCTIPAQWRLAQVAQDMPETSESATDFVIAGDTRLVAAQAEVLAAEATDDGERMGHAYMELHDAGAHDASARAQALILGLGFRTTELDKPVNSFSGGWRMRLQLARALMCPSDLLLLDEPTNHLDLDALVWLEAWLQRYPGTMLVISHDREFLDAVTGVTVHIESAKLNRYGGNYTKFEDMRAEKMEQQQASYAKQQEKIAHLKKFIDRFKAQASKAKQAQSRVKALDRMEKIGPLLAEAEFTFEFKEPASLPNPMLSMQGIDFGYPPPEGAPAGTPPTVIVKNVSKSVLAGQRIGILGANGQGKSTVVKTIARDLAPLAGEIIEGKGLSIGYFAQQELDVLRPQDTPLEHMIWLVKDTTARGALSGQPTREQDLRSFLGGFNFTGDQVKQAVGTMSGGEKARLVLCMLVWQRPNLLLLDEPTNHLDLATREALGMALNEFEGTVMLVSHDRALLRAVCDEFWLVSRGGISPFDGDLDDYQRYLLDEAKRQREALKEANAAAATTAASAPPPPPVATPEPARPRREDNRTRQLRKEFEQCEARMAELAQEKAVLEERLTGQPGMDEINELGKRLGALQDELDQLEARWLELSGELGD, from the coding sequence ATGATCACCCTGAAAAATGTCACCCTGCGCCGCGGCGCCAGGGTGTTGCTGGATGCTGCCTCCGTCACCGTCAACCCCGGTGAAAAAGTAGGCCTCGTGGGCCGCAATGGCGCCGGCAAGTCCACCCTGTTTGCCCTGCTCAACGGCACCCTGCACGAGGACAGCGGCGACTGCACCATCCCCGCGCAGTGGCGCCTGGCCCAGGTGGCCCAGGACATGCCGGAGACGAGCGAGTCCGCCACCGACTTCGTGATCGCCGGTGACACACGCCTGGTCGCCGCGCAGGCCGAGGTCCTGGCCGCCGAGGCCACCGACGACGGCGAGCGCATGGGGCACGCGTATATGGAGCTGCACGATGCCGGCGCCCACGATGCTTCAGCCCGCGCGCAGGCGCTGATCCTGGGCCTGGGCTTCAGGACGACGGAACTCGACAAACCCGTCAACAGCTTCTCCGGCGGCTGGCGCATGCGCCTGCAATTGGCGCGAGCGTTGATGTGCCCCTCCGACCTGCTGCTACTGGACGAGCCGACCAACCACCTGGACCTGGACGCCCTGGTCTGGCTGGAGGCCTGGCTGCAGCGCTACCCCGGCACCATGCTGGTCATCAGCCACGATCGCGAATTCCTGGACGCCGTGACCGGCGTGACGGTGCACATCGAGAGCGCCAAGCTGAACCGCTACGGTGGCAACTACACCAAGTTCGAGGACATGCGGGCCGAGAAGATGGAGCAGCAGCAGGCCTCCTACGCCAAGCAGCAGGAGAAGATCGCCCACCTGAAGAAGTTCATCGACCGCTTCAAGGCCCAGGCCAGCAAGGCAAAACAGGCACAAAGCCGGGTCAAGGCCCTGGACCGCATGGAGAAGATCGGCCCGCTGCTGGCCGAGGCCGAATTCACCTTCGAATTCAAGGAGCCGGCCAGCCTGCCCAACCCCATGCTGTCCATGCAGGGCATCGACTTCGGCTACCCGCCCCCCGAAGGCGCACCGGCCGGCACACCTCCGACGGTGATTGTGAAGAACGTCAGCAAGTCGGTGCTGGCCGGACAACGCATCGGCATCCTGGGCGCCAACGGCCAGGGCAAGTCCACCGTGGTCAAGACCATCGCCCGCGACCTGGCCCCCCTGGCCGGCGAGATCATCGAAGGCAAGGGCCTGTCCATCGGCTACTTTGCCCAGCAGGAACTCGACGTGCTGCGCCCGCAGGACACGCCGCTGGAACACATGATCTGGCTGGTCAAGGACACCACGGCCCGCGGCGCACTCAGCGGCCAGCCCACGCGCGAGCAGGACCTGCGCAGTTTCCTGGGCGGTTTCAACTTCACGGGCGACCAGGTCAAGCAGGCCGTGGGCACCATGAGCGGCGGCGAGAAGGCACGCCTGGTGCTGTGCATGCTGGTCTGGCAGCGCCCCAACCTGCTGCTGCTGGACGAGCCCACCAACCACCTGGACCTGGCCACGCGCGAGGCCCTGGGCATGGCGCTGAACGAATTCGAAGGAACGGTGATGCTGGTCAGCCACGACCGTGCCCTGCTGCGCGCCGTCTGCGACGAGTTCTGGCTGGTCTCGCGCGGCGGCATCAGCCCCTTCGACGGCGACCTCGACGACTACCAGCGTTACCTGCTGGACGAAGCCAAACGCCAGCGCGAAGCGCTCAAGGAAGCCAATGCTGCGGCCGCCACCACGGCCGCGAGCGCCCCACCCCCGCCCCCGGTGGCCACGCCCGAGCCCGCACGCCCACGCCGCGAGGACAATCGCACGCGTCAGTTACGCAAGGAATTCGAGCAGTGCGAGGCCCGCATGGCCGAACTGGCGCAGGAGAAAGCCGTGCTCGAAGAGCGCCTCACCGGCCAGCCCGGCATGGACGAGATCAATGAACTCGGCAAGCGCCTGGGCGCCCTGCAGGACGAACTGGACCAGCTGGAAGCGCGCTGGCTCGAACTGAGCGGCGAGCTGGGCGACTAG
- the ybgF gene encoding tol-pal system protein YbgF, with protein MKPSLRLLALLLCVCGAPSAHALFNDDEARRAIIELRQRVESSRSEAEQRAAEQATRSTEENAQLRRSLLELQSQIETLRAEMARLVGQNEQLTRDVAELQRQQKDLLGGFDERLRKFEPIKVTVDGQEFLAEQAEKRDYDAALGVFRKGDFAGAQSAFVDLLKRYPGSGYVPAAFFWLGNAQYATRDYKEAIQNFRNLLTQAPDHMRAPEAVLSIANCQVELKDTKAARKTLEDLIKAYPQSEAAAAAKQRLTRLK; from the coding sequence ATGAAGCCCTCCCTCCGCCTTCTTGCACTGCTGCTGTGCGTCTGCGGTGCTCCCAGTGCCCATGCGCTGTTCAACGATGACGAGGCACGCCGCGCCATCATCGAATTGCGCCAGCGCGTGGAGAGCAGCCGTAGCGAGGCGGAGCAGCGCGCGGCCGAGCAGGCCACCCGCAGCACGGAAGAAAACGCCCAGCTGCGCCGCAGCCTGCTGGAACTCCAGAGCCAGATCGAGACCTTGCGTGCCGAGATGGCGCGCCTGGTCGGGCAGAACGAGCAACTGACGCGCGACGTGGCCGAGCTGCAGCGCCAGCAGAAGGATCTGCTGGGCGGCTTCGACGAGCGCCTGCGCAAGTTCGAACCGATCAAGGTCACGGTGGATGGCCAGGAGTTCCTGGCCGAGCAGGCCGAGAAGCGCGATTACGACGCGGCCCTGGGCGTTTTCCGCAAGGGCGATTTTGCCGGTGCGCAGAGTGCCTTTGTCGATCTGCTCAAGCGCTACCCCGGCAGCGGTTACGTGCCTGCGGCCTTCTTCTGGCTGGGCAATGCCCAGTACGCCACGCGTGACTACAAGGAAGCCATCCAGAACTTCCGCAACCTGCTGACGCAGGCGCCGGACCATATGCGCGCGCCCGAGGCGGTGCTCTCCATCGCCAACTGCCAGGTCGAGCTCAAGGACACCAAGGCCGCGCGCAAGACGCTGGAAGACCTGATCAAGGCCTATCCCCAGTCCGAGGCCGCCGCAGCCGCCAAGCAGCGCCTCACGCGTCTCAAGTAG
- the prmB gene encoding 50S ribosomal protein L3 N(5)-glutamine methyltransferase, whose protein sequence is MSSVTTKLPTVIELIEAGAKQFESAGVAYGHGTHNAFDEAAWLVLWQLGLPLDELDTVAPHQVHAEEAAKVAALLQERIRTRKPAAYLTREAWLQGVPFYVDERAIVPRSFIAELLADGTIDAWLGEHTKRVLDLCTGNGSLAVLAALAWPEVTVDAADLSAEALAVALINVEKHGLQDRITLLTSDGLASVRGPYDLILCNPPYVNAQSMAALPAEYRAEPELALAGGTDGMDFIRKLLREAPAQMNEHAVLVLEIGNEREHFEAAFPRLEVAWLETSAGDEQVLLITREALLK, encoded by the coding sequence ATGAGCAGCGTCACCACGAAGCTGCCGACCGTGATCGAACTGATCGAGGCCGGAGCGAAACAGTTCGAGTCTGCCGGCGTGGCCTACGGCCATGGCACCCACAACGCCTTCGACGAGGCCGCCTGGCTGGTGCTGTGGCAGCTGGGTCTGCCACTGGACGAACTCGATACCGTGGCCCCCCACCAGGTGCATGCCGAGGAAGCCGCCAAGGTCGCCGCCCTGCTGCAAGAACGCATCCGCACCCGCAAGCCGGCCGCCTACCTGACCCGCGAAGCCTGGCTGCAGGGCGTGCCCTTTTATGTGGACGAACGCGCCATCGTGCCGCGCAGTTTCATCGCCGAACTGCTGGCCGACGGCACCATCGATGCCTGGCTGGGCGAGCACACGAAACGCGTGCTGGACCTGTGCACCGGCAACGGCAGCCTGGCCGTGCTGGCGGCCCTGGCCTGGCCGGAAGTCACGGTGGACGCGGCCGACCTCTCGGCCGAAGCACTGGCCGTGGCCCTCATCAACGTCGAGAAACATGGCCTGCAGGACCGCATCACGCTGCTGACCTCCGACGGGCTGGCCAGCGTGCGCGGCCCCTACGACCTGATCCTGTGCAACCCGCCCTACGTCAATGCGCAGAGCATGGCCGCCCTGCCCGCCGAGTACCGCGCCGAACCCGAACTCGCCCTGGCCGGGGGAACGGACGGCATGGACTTCATCCGCAAACTGCTGCGCGAGGCCCCCGCACAGATGAACGAACACGCCGTGCTGGTGCTGGAAATCGGCAACGAGCGTGAGCACTTCGAAGCGGCCTTTCCCCGCCTGGAAGTCGCCTGGCTGGAAACCAGTGCCGGCGACGAACAAGTTCTCCTGATTACGCGTGAAGCGCTTCTGAAATGA
- a CDS encoding glycosyltransferase family 2 protein — MTHLSVILITKNEAANIEACLRSVAFADEVVVVDSGSTDDTVAIARRMGAVVHITPDWPGFGPQKNRALALASHPWVLSLDADERVPPELQAEIARVVQGQGGAAVAWEIPRLTQFCGQWIHHCGWTPDLVLRLFRREAARFSDDLVHERVLVAQGAVGRLKTSLLHYSYPTPSHYWRKLEQYSQAWAQQRHRAGQKTSMARAAAAGVVAFIRSYFFRLGLLDGAMGFAVCTMQAQAAFGKYFALYCLNQTHDTSSVPPPPSV, encoded by the coding sequence TTGACCCATCTCTCCGTCATCCTCATTACCAAAAACGAGGCCGCCAACATCGAGGCCTGTCTGCGCTCGGTCGCCTTTGCCGACGAGGTCGTGGTGGTGGATTCGGGCAGCACGGATGACACGGTGGCCATTGCGCGGCGCATGGGTGCCGTGGTGCATATCACGCCCGACTGGCCGGGTTTCGGGCCGCAGAAGAACCGGGCCTTGGCCCTGGCCAGCCACCCCTGGGTGCTGTCGCTAGACGCGGACGAGCGGGTGCCGCCGGAGCTGCAGGCCGAGATCGCCCGGGTGGTGCAAGGGCAGGGCGGTGCGGCCGTGGCCTGGGAGATTCCGCGCCTGACGCAGTTCTGCGGCCAGTGGATCCATCACTGCGGCTGGACACCCGACCTCGTGCTGCGCCTGTTCCGGCGCGAGGCCGCCCGTTTCAGCGACGACCTGGTACACGAGCGTGTGCTTGTGGCGCAGGGTGCGGTCGGCCGGCTCAAGACTTCCCTGCTGCACTACAGCTACCCGACACCGTCACATTACTGGCGCAAACTGGAGCAGTACAGCCAGGCCTGGGCCCAGCAGCGCCATCGCGCGGGCCAGAAGACCAGCATGGCCCGGGCCGCAGCCGCTGGTGTGGTGGCCTTCATCCGCAGCTATTTTTTCCGCCTGGGCCTGCTGGACGGTGCCATGGGCTTCGCAGTGTGTACCATGCAGGCCCAGGCTGCTTTCGGCAAATATTTCGCCCTGTATTGTTTGAACCAGACCCATGACACATCGTCCGTACCGCCTCCCCCGTCTGTTTGA
- the tolB gene encoding Tol-Pal system beta propeller repeat protein TolB, giving the protein MPALAQFRVEVSGVGLTQLPIAFAPFRGEDAAPQKISAIVQADLERSGQFRGVAARSGPLDENARPDLALWRQSGADSLVAGSVVRLADGRYDVRFRLWDVVAGRDLGGQSYAVTQADLRLAAHRIADFVYEKLTGDKGVFSTRIAYVTKADQRYSLWVADADGEGAQPALTSPEPIISPSWSPEGRQLAYVSFESRKPVVYVHDVASGKRRLVANFRGSNSAPAWSPDGRSLAVTLSRDGGSQLYTLDVTTVGAEPRRLTQSSSIDTEPVFSHDGKFIYFVSDRGGSPQIYRMPAAAGGSPERVTFTGTYNISPALSADGRWLAYISRVSGAFKLHVMELPTGNVTALTETSADENPSFAPNSRLLLYATKQQEREALMTTTLDGKIKARLAGQGGDIREPDWGPFQKPSN; this is encoded by the coding sequence ATGCCGGCCCTGGCGCAGTTCCGAGTCGAAGTCTCCGGCGTGGGGCTGACCCAGCTGCCGATCGCCTTTGCGCCTTTCCGTGGCGAGGACGCCGCACCGCAGAAGATCAGCGCCATAGTGCAGGCCGATCTGGAGCGCAGTGGCCAGTTCCGCGGTGTGGCGGCCCGCTCGGGCCCGCTGGACGAAAACGCCCGCCCGGATCTGGCCCTGTGGCGCCAGAGCGGCGCCGACTCCCTGGTGGCTGGCAGCGTCGTGCGCCTGGCCGACGGCCGTTACGACGTGCGCTTCCGCCTCTGGGACGTGGTGGCCGGGCGTGACTTGGGGGGCCAGAGTTATGCCGTCACCCAGGCCGACCTGCGCCTGGCCGCGCATCGCATCGCCGACTTCGTCTATGAGAAGCTGACCGGCGACAAGGGCGTCTTCTCCACCCGCATCGCCTACGTCACCAAGGCCGACCAGCGCTACAGCCTGTGGGTGGCCGATGCCGACGGCGAGGGTGCCCAGCCGGCCCTGACCAGTCCCGAGCCCATCATTTCGCCCAGCTGGTCGCCCGAAGGCCGGCAACTGGCCTACGTGTCCTTTGAGTCGCGCAAGCCGGTGGTTTATGTCCACGACGTGGCCAGCGGCAAGCGCCGCCTGGTGGCCAACTTCCGTGGCTCCAACAGTGCGCCCGCCTGGTCACCCGATGGGCGCAGCCTGGCGGTGACACTGAGCCGTGACGGGGGTTCCCAGCTCTACACCCTGGATGTCACCACCGTCGGCGCCGAACCGCGCCGCCTGACCCAGTCTTCCAGCATCGACACCGAACCGGTCTTCTCGCACGACGGCAAGTTCATCTATTTCGTCAGCGACCGGGGCGGCAGCCCCCAGATCTACCGCATGCCGGCCGCCGCCGGCGGCAGTCCGGAGCGCGTGACGTTTACCGGCACTTACAACATTTCCCCCGCCCTGAGCGCCGACGGTCGCTGGCTGGCTTATATTTCCCGGGTCAGCGGCGCCTTCAAGCTGCACGTGATGGAGTTGCCCACCGGCAATGTGACGGCGCTGACCGAAACCAGCGCCGACGAAAACCCGAGTTTTGCCCCCAACAGCCGCCTGCTTCTTTATGCGACCAAGCAACAGGAACGCGAAGCCCTGATGACGACCACCCTGGACGGGAAAATCAAGGCCAGACTGGCCGGGCAGGGCGGCGACATCCGCGAGCCCGACTGGGGCCCCTTCCAGAAACCATCCAATTAA
- a CDS encoding YeeE/YedE family protein, whose amino-acid sequence MQTADISALNTLVLSASFLLSLLFGALVQRTHFCTMGAVSDVVNMGDWTRMRQWGLAIGVAMAGFALLAYAGLIDPAKTLHGGKRWLWLSAIVGGLLFGFGMVLSSGCGSKTLVRVGSGNLKSLVVLLVMGMTGFATMKGITAVWRVATVDQVGVDFAVTANLPHLAATALGLTPSLAALLLGLGLGAALIVWALRGQQFMQGENLLAGLGVGGLIVAMWWVSGSLGHVAEHPDTLEEVFLATNSGRSEAMSFVAPVAYALDWLMFYSDKSKVLTLGIVSVFGVIAGSAIMALWTRSFRWEGFGGTEDVANHLVGAVLMGVGGVTAMGCTIGQGLTGLSTLGLNSLVAFVAILAGSVAGFKYQMWRLERMT is encoded by the coding sequence ATGCAAACCGCCGACATCTCGGCGCTCAACACCCTGGTGTTGAGCGCTTCTTTTCTTCTTTCCCTGCTCTTCGGTGCGCTCGTGCAGCGCACCCATTTCTGCACCATGGGCGCCGTCAGCGACGTGGTCAACATGGGCGACTGGACGCGCATGCGCCAGTGGGGCCTGGCCATCGGTGTGGCCATGGCCGGTTTTGCCCTGCTGGCCTATGCGGGGCTGATCGATCCGGCCAAGACCCTGCACGGCGGCAAACGCTGGCTCTGGCTGTCGGCCATCGTCGGTGGCCTGCTGTTCGGCTTTGGCATGGTGCTGTCCTCGGGCTGCGGCAGCAAGACCCTGGTGCGGGTCGGGTCCGGCAACCTCAAATCCCTGGTGGTCCTGCTGGTCATGGGCATGACGGGTTTCGCCACCATGAAGGGCATCACTGCGGTATGGCGCGTGGCCACCGTGGATCAGGTGGGCGTGGACTTTGCCGTCACGGCCAATCTACCGCATCTGGCCGCCACGGCCCTGGGCCTCACGCCCTCCCTGGCCGCCTTGCTGCTGGGCCTGGGCCTGGGTGCGGCGCTCATCGTCTGGGCCCTGCGCGGTCAGCAGTTCATGCAGGGTGAAAACCTGCTGGCCGGCCTGGGCGTGGGCGGCCTCATTGTGGCCATGTGGTGGGTCAGCGGCTCCCTGGGGCATGTGGCCGAGCACCCCGATACCCTGGAAGAGGTCTTCCTGGCCACCAACTCGGGCCGCTCCGAAGCCATGAGTTTCGTTGCCCCGGTGGCCTACGCACTGGACTGGCTGATGTTCTACAGCGACAAGAGCAAGGTACTCACGCTGGGCATCGTCTCGGTCTTCGGCGTCATTGCCGGTTCCGCCATCATGGCCTTGTGGACGCGCAGCTTCCGCTGGGAAGGTTTTGGCGGCACCGAGGACGTGGCCAACCATCTGGTGGGGGCCGTGCTGATGGGCGTGGGAGGCGTGACCGCCATGGGCTGCACCATCGGCCAGGGTCTGACCGGCCTGTCCACCCTGGGCCTCAACAGCTTGGTGGCTTTTGTCGCCATCCTGGCCGGCTCGGTTGCCGGCTTCAAGTACCAGATGTGGCGCCTGGAGCGTATGACTTGA
- the pal gene encoding peptidoglycan-associated lipoprotein Pal, giving the protein MSMKKLALIGALALLMAGCSSVNLDNPPVEDRSSGAGTGSSSTVAQTSVTPVGDGKSAQGAIANVSRLVYFDYDSYVIKPEFQALIDAHARHIKADRSRKVVIEGHTDERGGREYNLALGQRRAEAVRRSLGLLGVADSQVEAVSFGKEKPAVQGSAEAAWSKNRRAEISYR; this is encoded by the coding sequence ATGTCGATGAAAAAACTGGCACTGATCGGTGCCCTGGCCTTGCTGATGGCGGGCTGCTCTTCGGTCAATCTGGACAACCCGCCGGTCGAAGACCGTTCCAGCGGCGCCGGCACCGGCTCCAGCAGCACGGTGGCGCAAACCTCGGTGACCCCGGTGGGTGACGGCAAGTCCGCCCAGGGGGCCATCGCCAACGTTTCCCGCCTGGTCTACTTCGATTACGACAGCTACGTCATCAAGCCCGAGTTCCAGGCCCTGATCGACGCCCACGCCCGCCACATCAAGGCCGATCGCAGCCGCAAGGTCGTGATCGAGGGCCACACCGACGAGCGCGGTGGCCGTGAATACAACCTGGCCCTGGGCCAGCGCCGTGCCGAGGCCGTGCGTCGTTCCCTGGGCCTGCTGGGCGTGGCCGACAGCCAGGTCGAGGCCGTGAGCTTCGGCAAGGAAAAGCCGGCCGTGCAAGGCAGTGCCGAGGCGGCCTGGTCCAAGAACCGTCGTGCCGAAATCAGCTACCGCTGA
- a CDS encoding PilT/PilU family type 4a pilus ATPase, producing MGTMERILRLMSEKKASDIYLSAHSPALIRINGQCVPINNQALPPDAPRNLLAEIIPEERLAELDAYSELNMGFPLAGVGRFRLSAMRQRGSVAAVIRFVSGEIPSLGSLSLPPILGDLIMEKRGLILMVGATGMGKSTTLAAMIDYRNENASGHILTIEDPIEYLFKNKRSVVNQREIGADTKNLGTALQNALRQAPDVIMIGEIRDRETMSAAIAYAQSGHLCLATMHANNSYQALNRILSFYPVEVRQTMLGDLSSALKAIVSQRLLRTTTGSRTPAVEIMLNTKLISDLIEKGDFSSIKEALEKAMAEGSQNFEQDIARLITEGVIDRKEGLANSDSPTNLMWRLQNDFQKPAQAQAADDHHDDEPSFTEITLDVKH from the coding sequence ATGGGCACGATGGAACGGATCCTTCGACTGATGTCCGAGAAAAAAGCCTCGGACATCTATCTCTCGGCCCACTCGCCGGCGCTGATCCGCATCAACGGGCAATGTGTACCCATCAACAACCAGGCCCTGCCGCCGGATGCGCCACGCAATCTGCTGGCCGAGATCATCCCGGAGGAACGCCTGGCCGAGCTCGATGCCTACAGTGAGCTCAACATGGGTTTTCCACTGGCCGGGGTCGGGCGCTTCCGCCTGAGCGCCATGCGCCAGCGTGGCTCGGTGGCGGCGGTGATCCGCTTCGTCTCGGGTGAGATCCCCTCCCTGGGCTCGCTCTCGCTGCCCCCCATCCTGGGCGACCTCATCATGGAAAAACGCGGCCTGATCCTGATGGTGGGCGCCACCGGCATGGGCAAGAGCACCACGCTGGCGGCCATGATCGACTACCGCAACGAAAACGCCTCGGGCCACATCCTGACCATCGAGGATCCGATCGAGTACCTGTTCAAGAACAAGCGTTCCGTGGTCAACCAGCGCGAGATCGGCGCCGACACCAAGAACCTGGGCACGGCCCTGCAGAACGCCTTGCGCCAGGCACCCGACGTGATCATGATCGGCGAGATCCGCGACCGCGAAACCATGTCCGCGGCCATCGCCTACGCCCAGTCCGGCCACCTCTGCCTGGCCACCATGCACGCCAACAACAGCTACCAGGCGCTCAACCGTATCCTGAGTTTCTATCCGGTGGAAGTACGCCAGACCATGCTGGGCGACCTCTCCAGCGCGCTCAAGGCCATCGTTTCGCAACGCCTGCTGCGCACCACCACGGGCAGCCGCACCCCGGCGGTGGAAATCATGCTCAACACCAAGCTGATCTCGGACCTGATCGAGAAAGGCGACTTCTCCAGCATCAAGGAAGCGCTGGAAAAAGCCATGGCCGAAGGCTCGCAGAATTTCGAGCAGGACATCGCGCGCCTCATCACCGAGGGCGTGATCGACCGCAAGGAAGGCCTGGCCAACTCCGATTCGCCCACCAACCTCATGTGGCGCCTGCAGAACGACTTCCAGAAACCGGCCCAGGCCCAGGCGGCCGACGACCATCACGACGACGAACCGTCCTTCACCGAAATCACGCTGGACGTGAAGCACTGA
- a CDS encoding ThiF family adenylyltransferase: MDPERRFGGLARLYGVAGAQRIRAAHVVVVGVGGVGSWAVEALARSGVGRLTLIDLDHVAESNINRQVHALESTLGQAKVLAMRERIAQIHPGCQVQCIEEFVAPDNWPALLPAGVDAVIDACDQVRAKTAMAAWAISSKTFFITAGAAGGKRLAHEVAIEDLGRVTHDPLLAQLRYRLRKEHGAAREGRKMGVACVFSREAVSGPDASCAVEGDGSLNCSGYGSLVSVTATFGQCAAGWVLNEIVKRA, encoded by the coding sequence ATGGACCCAGAGCGTCGCTTCGGCGGCTTGGCCCGCCTGTACGGCGTGGCCGGTGCCCAGCGCATCCGTGCCGCCCATGTGGTCGTGGTGGGTGTCGGGGGGGTCGGCTCCTGGGCCGTGGAAGCCCTGGCCCGCAGCGGCGTCGGTCGGCTCACGCTGATCGATCTGGACCATGTGGCCGAATCCAATATCAACCGCCAGGTCCATGCGCTGGAGTCCACGCTGGGCCAGGCCAAGGTGCTGGCCATGCGCGAGCGCATCGCCCAGATCCATCCCGGCTGCCAGGTGCAATGCATCGAGGAGTTTGTGGCGCCGGACAACTGGCCGGCCCTGCTGCCGGCTGGCGTGGACGCCGTCATCGATGCCTGCGACCAGGTCCGCGCCAAGACCGCCATGGCCGCCTGGGCCATCAGCAGCAAGACGTTTTTCATCACGGCCGGTGCGGCCGGTGGCAAGCGTCTGGCGCATGAGGTCGCCATTGAGGACCTGGGCCGTGTTACCCACGACCCTTTGCTGGCCCAGTTGCGCTACCGCCTGCGCAAGGAGCATGGCGCCGCTCGTGAGGGGCGCAAGATGGGCGTGGCCTGCGTGTTCAGCCGCGAAGCCGTCAGCGGCCCCGATGCCTCCTGCGCCGTCGAGGGCGATGGCAGCCTCAACTGCAGCGGGTATGGGTCCCTGGTGTCCGTCACCGCCACCTTCGGCCAGTGCGCGGCGGGCTGGGTACTCAACGAAATCGTGAAGCGAGCTTGA